In one Silene latifolia isolate original U9 population chromosome 10, ASM4854445v1, whole genome shotgun sequence genomic region, the following are encoded:
- the LOC141605919 gene encoding putative N-acetylglucosaminyl-phosphatidylinositol de-N-acetylase: protein MTGDTLRKKVVLLVIAHPDDESMFFAPTINYLTSRGHNVHILCLSMGNADGMGSIRKDELYKACATLKVPLNQVAIVDHPQLQDGFGQRWNHSLIAKLVEDSIRSNGVDTKDSA, encoded by the exons ATG ACAGGTGATACTTTGCGCAAGAAGGTCGTTCTGCTTGTGATCGCTCATCCTGATGACGAGTCCAT GTTTTTTGCTCCAACTATTAATTACCTGACATCAAGAGGGCATAATGTTCACATCTTATGCTTGTCAATGG GTAATGCGGACGGCATGGGTAGTATTAGGAAAGATGAGCTCTACAAGGCTTGTGCAACGCTTAAG GTTCCGCTAAACCAAGTGGCAATTGTTGACCACCCCCAGCTGCAG GATGGTTTTGGCCAACGTTGGAACCACTCCTTAATTGCTAAACTTGTTGAAGATAGTATCCGATCTAATGGCGTTGATACG